TTCATCGCCACTTGGCGCGTGTAAGAAAAGGTACAGTTATCCATCACGCGGCGGATGCCCGATAAATACTGCTCTTTCTCAGTGCCTTGAATTTGCTGTTCTAACTCAAAACTAATATCAAAATGATCTTCAATCGCGCGCTTGTTACGCCCTGTGACGATCGCTATCTCAGTTAAACCCGCATCCAATGCTTCCTCAACTCCGTATTGAATCAACGGTTTGTTAACAATAGGCAGCATCTCTTTAGGCATTGCTTTAGTGGCTGGCAAAAAACGTGTTCCATAGCCTGCAGCTGGAAACAAACACTTCTTGATCATTTTAATTCCTAGTCATCCGCATGATTAAACCGCGCAGTGTACAAGGGTTTGATCCCTAAAAACACCCAATCCACAGCGCAATATGATTAATTGTTCATCACTGCTACTACAGCTTTTTTCGCAATGGCGCAAAGCCATCATCACTCACCACTGTTTTAGGTCCCGAAGTATTAGGTGCTTTACGCTTTTTGGCTACACTGTTCTTCGTTTTGCTGCTAGCGGTAGTTTTTTTCTTTTTCACTCCCGCCGCTTTACCTGATGCCTTAACTTTTTTCGGCCCCTGATAGCTTGCCTTTAGCCCCTTGATGACTCGCTGTTGAAAGTCTTGCTTAAGATAACGCTGAATGCTGGACATTAAATTCCAGTCAAAATGGGTAATTAAGGAAATAGCTAAACCTGCTTCACCGGCTCTGCCGGTACGGCCAATGCGGTGCACATACTCATCGCCAGAACGCGGCATATCAAAGTTAATCACCAGATCCACACCTTCAATATCTAGCCCGCGAGCAGCGACATCAGTAGCGACCAGCACCCGTGAAGTACCCTGACTAAAACGCTCAATGGCCGCTTTTCGTTCTTCTTGGGTTTTTTCGCCGTGTAAAATATAGGTTTTAAATTCTTGCGCAACTAAACGCCCATAGAGACGATCGGCTTGGGCTCTGGTATTGGTAAACACCATTGCTTTACGGTATGGCTCATTGACCAATAACCACTGCACCAATTGCTCTTTATGCCCTTCACTATCAGCCGTAATAATCTGCTGTACTGTCGTTTCATTTAACTCTGCCACCTGATTAATCATCAGATGCTGCGGCTGATTGAGTACTAGCTGAATCATCTCACGCAGAGCATTACCGCCGGTGGTCGCTGAGAATAATAAGGTTTGCCGAGTAGCAGGCGCCTCTGCTACTACGCGCTGAATATCTTCTGCAAAGCCCATATCTAGCATGCGATCGGCTTCGTCTAAAATTAAGGTTTGAATATCAGCTAACTGTAAACTGCCGGCGTTTAGATGCTCAAGCAAACGTCCCGGCGTGGCAATTAAAATATCCGGATCTTTACGCAGCATGGCGGCTTGCTCTTTAAAGTTTTCACCGCCGGTTAAAATCCCCGCCTGTAAAAAAGTGTAACGGGCAAAACGCTGCACCTCTTCTAAAATCTGCCGCGCTAATTCACGGGTAGGCAATAAAATTAGCACCCTAATAGCTGGCTCACGCTGAGTATCAATCGCCAACAGTTGATGCAAGGTGGGCAATAAAAAGGCTGCCGTTTTACCACTACCGGTTTGGGCAATTACCCGTAAGTCTTTACCTTGCAAAGCCAACGGCAGTGCTTGTTGCTGCACTGGAGTTGGCTCAACAAAATTTAGCTCAGCCAGCACTTTGAGCAAACGCTCGTGTAACTCAAACTGTTCGAACATTAACCACTTCCTCAAAGATAATTAGGTGTACACACGCTTGGCTTGCTTGCGTAAGACATGGGCACTATCGAGCATCACTAACACTACCGCTACCCAGATCGGGATGTAGGTCCACCATTGATTAGCGGCAATGGTTTCTCCCACCAGCCAAAGGCTCGATAAAAATAATAAAACAGGTTCGATGTAGCTTAAAATCCCCAGCAACCCCAAAGGCAGCAAACGGCTAGCGCCCATCATCGCGGCAAAAGCCAAGGTGCTGAGCAAGCCCAATATCGGCAACAGTAACCACAACTTAGGGGTTCCGGTAAAACTGCCTGGCTCACCAAACTGCATAATCAGCCAAATCGCCATTGGCGTCAGAATAATAATTTCAATTAAAAAGCCACTAAAGGCATCAAACTTCATCCAACGGCGCAACATAAAGTATGGCGGATAACCAAATGCAGTCACCAAGGTCACCCAAGACATTGAGCCTACCACGAGTACCTCATGCACCACGCCTGCACAGGCAAAGACTACCGCAGCTTGTTGCAGTGGTCGCAGCCGTTCATTGTAAAATACCCGCCCAGTGAGCACCAAAACCAATGGCATCAAAAAATAGCCCAAGGTTAAATCTAACATGTGCCCAGACAGCGGTGCCCATACAAATAGCATCCACTGCGAACCCATAATGAATGCAGTGGCTAGCACCGCTAATAACAGTAGTGGGCGGCGCTTAATTTTTCTTAAACAAATTCTAAAGTGCACCCAATGCCCAGTAATAATGACCAAGACCAGTAAAACCGGTAATGACCAAAGCAATCGCTGGGCAAAGACTTGAATCCCATTTAATGGCGATAAAAACTGAACATAGCCTGGAATAATGGCAAATAACAGTGAGGCAAATAAAGACATTGCGACACCACGTCCTGAGAGCTGCATGACTTCCTCCTCGCTATCAGTCTCTAACGGATACCCATGCACTTAACCCAAACGTTAAGCGCACACTTCAATTAGCTACAAAAGAACATGCCTTATAACCGAAGCTATAAGGCATGTAGATGAATACTAAACCACGGAGTAATCGGGCGTAACCCGCCCTACTTAACGAGTATTTGAGTTTATTGGGAATCTTTCTTAAAGGTTTTGACGCGCTGCTGCACAGCAGCTTTCGCCAACATATAGGCGGATACTGGGGCACTGATCATAAGAAATAAGGTAATGAGTAACTCATGAATCTGTAATCCAACGCTATCTTCTTGAGCATTAAAGTACAGCATTGAGGCCAGCAGTACGCAACCGACGCCTAGTGTAGTAGCTTTGGCAGGTCCGTGTAAACGCATATGAAAATCTGGCAGACGAAAAAGGCCCAAAGAACCGATTAATGCAATCAAGCTCCCGCTTAGTAGTAAGGCTGCGACCAGCAGCTCTAAATAAAAATCAATCATTGCTCTACACCTTTTAGCCTAATCAATAATATCGCCGCGCAGTAAGTATTTACACAACGCCACAGTGCTCACAAAGCCAAACAAAGCAATTAAGAGTGCGGCCTCAAAAAATAATCGGCTGCTAAGCCAGACCCCAAAAATAATTAACAGCGCCAAGGCATTAATATACAAAGTATCCAGCGCCAAAATACGATCCACCGTATCAGGGCCTTTCAACAAGCGCACCATATTAAGCAACAAGCTGATGCCAAACAGCACCATACAAATAAAAATCACTTTACTGAGCATGGAAATACCTGCATAAGTGGGGCTTCATAGCGCTGCTTAATTTCCTCAATTAAGGCTTGATCATCGGTGCAGTGCAGCGCATGCACCAACATAATTTTGCGCCGCCGATCAACACTCGCGGCCACTGTGCCTGGAGCTAAAGAAATGGCACTGGCCAACATAAAGATCGCCAGCTCATTTTCAACGTCATAGGGTAACTCAACAAAACTGGGGTCCAATTCTTTCATTGAACCTAAAATCAGCTTAGCTACATCAAAGTTAGCTTTGATGATATCGACCAACATATGCATAGCAAACACACACAGTTGTGACCAACTATGAATCCGCACTAGGTTAGGCCACCAACCATCGGTTAACCACGGAATCAAGAGCCCCAGAAAAGCTCCAAACAACCAGTGTCCAACCGAAGTAAAATCATTAACTAACAATAACCAAACTAGGGTTAAACCGAGCGTTGCTAAAGGATGAGCAAACCAACGACGCTTATGACTCATGGCGTTACTCCTTCTAGAACCACGCGGTAATTACCCTCGACTAGCTGCTGGGCAGTCAATGTAAAATACTCAGTCATTGGATCAGCACAAACCACCAGTACAAGGCTGGCTGACAAGGCCAATAACGCCACCAGCTGAGCGACACGATCGACTTGCTGCACCTTAACTGCTGCTACGTTACTACGCCAGAACAGTTGACTACCGGCTCGAGATAACGCAATCACTGCGAGTAACCCACCAACCAGCAACACCGGCCAGAGCCAAAGCGCTTGCTTAAATGGTGTAGCGCTGAGTAACAAAATCTTACCGACAAAGCCTGAAAATGGTGGCAATCCAGCAATTGAAATCGCCCCGACAAAAAACATCAAGCCTAGGGTACGGGCATTATCCATCAGTGGGCCACGCTGTAATAAGTCGGCTTTCTCGCCACGCTGGCTAATAATTAAGCCAGCCAATAAAAATAAGCCGGCACTGACTAAGGTACTGTGAATCAGGTAAAACAAGGTGGCGGCAATGACTTCAACACTGGCCATAGCAAAACCAGCCAAAATAGTACCTACCGACAACAACACTAAATAGGCAATTAACGTATTTAACCGCAACGCAGAAAAAGCGCCAATGGCTCCCACTAGCAAGGTCAGCAAACCCAGCACCCAAAATGCGTCTAAACCTAAGCCCTGAGACTGTGCAGCTTGCGCACCAAAAACCAAGGTGCTAAAACGCAAAATCGCATACAGCCCGACCTTGGTCATAATCGCAAATAACGCTGCGACTGAAGCCGTCGCGCTGGCATAGGCTTTGGGCAACCAAAAGTGCAGGGGTAAAAACGCTGCTTTTAGCCCAAACACAATAAATAACAATAAGCCCGCCGCATTTAACAAATAACGCTTATCCCCTTCGGCTACAGCCACAGCCTGGGCTAAATCCACCATATTTAAAGTGCCTGCAATGCCATAAAACACACCGGCAGCAATTAAAAATAAGGAAGAGCCTATTAAGTTCAAAATCACATAGTGTGTGGCCGATTGCACCTGTTCTTTACTGCGACCATGGAGCAAGAGCGCGTAGGAGGCAATCAGTAAAATTTCAAAAAATACAAACAGGTTAAATAAATCGCCAGTTAAAAAGGCACCATAGATCCCAGCTAACTGAAACTGAAAAAGCGGATGAAAGTACTCACCCTTTTGATCATCACCGCGCAGCGCATACAGCAAAGTGATAGCTGCCAACACCGCTGTGAGTAGCACCATTACTGCACTTAAGCGATCAAGCAATAAAATAATGCCAAAAGGCGCCGACCAATTACCGAGCGCATAGTATTGAATTTCACCACTGGC
The sequence above is a segment of the Thiopseudomonas alkaliphila genome. Coding sequences within it:
- a CDS encoding monovalent cation/H+ antiporter subunit D, with the protein product MMHTLVVPVILPLFTGAALMLLGRLQQRTAQLISLLATLAMLPVAIYLLIQAASGEIQYYALGNWSAPFGIILLLDRLSAVMVLLTAVLAAITLLYALRGDDQKGEYFHPLFQFQLAGIYGAFLTGDLFNLFVFFEILLIASYALLLHGRSKEQVQSATHYVILNLIGSSLFLIAAGVFYGIAGTLNMVDLAQAVAVAEGDKRYLLNAAGLLLFIVFGLKAAFLPLHFWLPKAYASATASVAALFAIMTKVGLYAILRFSTLVFGAQAAQSQGLGLDAFWVLGLLTLLVGAIGAFSALRLNTLIAYLVLLSVGTILAGFAMASVEVIAATLFYLIHSTLVSAGLFLLAGLIISQRGEKADLLQRGPLMDNARTLGLMFFVGAISIAGLPPFSGFVGKILLLSATPFKQALWLWPVLLVGGLLAVIALSRAGSQLFWRSNVAAVKVQQVDRVAQLVALLALSASLVLVVCADPMTEYFTLTAQQLVEGNYRVVLEGVTP
- the rarD gene encoding EamA family transporter RarD; this encodes MQLSGRGVAMSLFASLLFAIIPGYVQFLSPLNGIQVFAQRLLWSLPVLLVLVIITGHWVHFRICLRKIKRRPLLLLAVLATAFIMGSQWMLFVWAPLSGHMLDLTLGYFLMPLVLVLTGRVFYNERLRPLQQAAVVFACAGVVHEVLVVGSMSWVTLVTAFGYPPYFMLRRWMKFDAFSGFLIEIIILTPMAIWLIMQFGEPGSFTGTPKLWLLLPILGLLSTLAFAAMMGASRLLPLGLLGILSYIEPVLLFLSSLWLVGETIAANQWWTYIPIWVAVVLVMLDSAHVLRKQAKRVYT
- a CDS encoding DEAD/DEAH box helicase, with translation MFEQFELHERLLKVLAELNFVEPTPVQQQALPLALQGKDLRVIAQTGSGKTAAFLLPTLHQLLAIDTQREPAIRVLILLPTRELARQILEEVQRFARYTFLQAGILTGGENFKEQAAMLRKDPDILIATPGRLLEHLNAGSLQLADIQTLILDEADRMLDMGFAEDIQRVVAEAPATRQTLLFSATTGGNALREMIQLVLNQPQHLMINQVAELNETTVQQIITADSEGHKEQLVQWLLVNEPYRKAMVFTNTRAQADRLYGRLVAQEFKTYILHGEKTQEERKAAIERFSQGTSRVLVATDVAARGLDIEGVDLVINFDMPRSGDEYVHRIGRTGRAGEAGLAISLITHFDWNLMSSIQRYLKQDFQQRVIKGLKASYQGPKKVKASGKAAGVKKKKTTASSKTKNSVAKKRKAPNTSGPKTVVSDDGFAPLRKKL
- a CDS encoding Na+/H+ antiporter subunit E — encoded protein: MSHKRRWFAHPLATLGLTLVWLLLVNDFTSVGHWLFGAFLGLLIPWLTDGWWPNLVRIHSWSQLCVFAMHMLVDIIKANFDVAKLILGSMKELDPSFVELPYDVENELAIFMLASAISLAPGTVAASVDRRRKIMLVHALHCTDDQALIEEIKQRYEAPLMQVFPCSVK
- a CDS encoding K+/H+ antiporter subunit F; translated protein: MLSKVIFICMVLFGISLLLNMVRLLKGPDTVDRILALDTLYINALALLIIFGVWLSSRLFFEAALLIALFGFVSTVALCKYLLRGDIID
- a CDS encoding Na+/H+ antiporter subunit G codes for the protein MDFYLELLVAALLLSGSLIALIGSLGLFRLPDFHMRLHGPAKATTLGVGCVLLASMLYFNAQEDSVGLQIHELLITLFLMISAPVSAYMLAKAAVQQRVKTFKKDSQ